From Coleofasciculus sp. FACHB-T130, a single genomic window includes:
- a CDS encoding exosortase-dependent surface protein XDP2 produces the protein MKLQQTSAFMSLMAGSLLAFSATSAQAFAPFDFGTTFSPNPADPKKDIKLEAVTFGSKTLKDFSLVTGAKIIQNDLVKTGPGSSDHGDGTVSDPYLPEGPKKENPTAADIVASLGNLNLNSIIDTEDDYGTSIIEVFFGKATDTFFFWERGNALTANDPGPGNSDLFVESLDKFGNVLDKFKITRDMWKDAGYSINTKEINENQKVGSLGLKGTQKAVGLRLTSHKGFNGPDYKVAAQNVSVPEPASLAGLGMVAGALVVSRRRRQAAKVS, from the coding sequence ATGAAACTTCAACAGACTTCAGCCTTCATGAGCTTAATGGCTGGCAGCCTTCTAGCTTTTTCCGCGACTTCAGCTCAAGCTTTCGCTCCATTTGATTTTGGCACCACCTTTTCTCCAAATCCTGCTGACCCCAAAAAGGATATCAAGCTAGAAGCAGTTACTTTTGGTTCCAAGACGCTCAAAGACTTCTCGCTAGTTACAGGTGCCAAAATCATCCAAAATGACCTGGTAAAAACTGGCCCCGGCAGTTCCGACCACGGAGATGGTACAGTCAGCGACCCTTATCTGCCAGAGGGTCCTAAAAAGGAAAACCCCACAGCTGCTGATATCGTTGCTAGCTTAGGCAACTTGAACCTCAACAGCATCATTGACACTGAAGACGACTATGGAACATCTATAATCGAAGTTTTCTTCGGGAAGGCAACAGACACATTCTTCTTCTGGGAACGAGGCAACGCTCTTACTGCGAACGATCCAGGCCCTGGAAACAGCGATCTATTCGTTGAGTCTCTGGATAAATTTGGCAACGTGCTAGACAAGTTCAAGATTACCAGAGACATGTGGAAGGATGCTGGGTACAGCATCAACACCAAAGAAATCAACGAAAATCAGAAGGTTGGTTCTTTAGGTCTGAAAGGGACACAGAAGGCTGTAGGTCTCCGGCTGACAAGCCACAAGGGCTTTAACGGGCCTGACTATAAGGTAGCCGCTCAAAACGTGAGCGTGCCTGAACCAGCAAGCCTTGCAGGTTTAGGAATGGTAGCAGGTGCTTTAGTGGTTTCTCGCCGCCGCCGTCAAGCTGCTAAGGTTTCCTAA
- the thiL gene encoding thiamine-phosphate kinase, giving the protein MKIRDIGEQGLLERLQRFCPPEVVGDDAAVMTIQPGQELVVTTDLLVDGTHFSDRTTSPEDAGWRAAAANLSDLAAMGALPLGITVGLSVTGDTPVTWVERLYQGLTECLQQYNTAIVGGDICRSSVITVAITAFGQASPTQILRRSNAQVGDAIVVTGVHGASRAGLELLLHPEFGQRLSETDKASLIEAHQRPKPRLDVLPLLWEILDFPSHIQNLKSKIPVAGMDSSDGLADAIVQICRCSQVGAYIERSAIPLSHALTQLVPAEQALNWALYGGEDFELVLCLPLEKAQALIKRLGKGAAVVGKITTGSNVLLGDSTGVYPDQQLTLSQSFQHF; this is encoded by the coding sequence ATGAAAATTCGAGATATTGGAGAACAAGGTTTATTAGAACGATTGCAGCGCTTTTGTCCGCCGGAAGTTGTGGGGGATGATGCGGCGGTGATGACCATCCAGCCCGGTCAAGAATTGGTAGTGACAACCGATTTACTGGTAGATGGAACTCATTTTAGCGATCGCACCACTTCCCCAGAAGACGCTGGCTGGCGTGCTGCTGCTGCCAATTTATCCGATCTAGCCGCAATGGGGGCACTGCCTCTAGGCATTACTGTAGGTTTGAGTGTCACGGGTGATACACCTGTCACCTGGGTTGAGCGACTCTATCAGGGACTCACCGAATGCCTGCAACAATACAATACAGCGATCGTCGGCGGCGATATTTGCCGCTCATCGGTGATTACCGTCGCGATTACGGCCTTTGGTCAAGCTTCCCCAACTCAGATCCTTCGGCGCTCAAATGCTCAGGTAGGGGATGCCATTGTCGTCACTGGCGTTCACGGAGCCTCACGAGCTGGTCTAGAATTACTGCTTCATCCAGAGTTTGGTCAACGCCTCAGTGAAACTGACAAGGCATCTTTAATCGAAGCTCACCAGCGTCCCAAACCTAGGCTAGATGTGTTGCCGCTTTTGTGGGAAATTTTAGATTTTCCATCCCACATCCAAAATCTAAAATCTAAAATTCCAGTGGCTGGCATGGATAGCAGCGACGGTCTAGCAGACGCCATTGTGCAAATCTGCCGGTGTAGCCAAGTGGGTGCCTATATCGAGCGCAGCGCAATTCCCCTTTCTCATGCCCTAACTCAGCTCGTGCCTGCCGAGCAAGCTCTGAATTGGGCCTTATACGGTGGTGAAGATTTTGAACTGGTGCTGTGTTTACCGTTAGAAAAAGCCCAGGCGTTAATCAAACGACTGGGCAAAGGAGCCGCTGTGGTCGGGAAAATTACTACCGGCTCAAACGTCTTGTTAGGAGACTCTACCGGCGTCTATCCCGACCAACAACTCACCCTAAGCCAAAGCTTTCAGCATTTTTAA
- a CDS encoding type I glyceraldehyde-3-phosphate dehydrogenase encodes MIRVAINGFGRIGRNFMRCWLGRENSHIEVVAINDTSDPRTNSHLLKYDSMLGKFNADISYDDNSITVNGKTVKCTSDRNPENLPWKDWDIDLIIESTGVFTSKEGASKHIKAGAKKVLITAPGKNDDGTFVVGVNDKDYDHDKHVVISNASCTTNCLAPVAKVLHENFGIIKGTMTTTHSYTGDQRLLDASHRDLRRARAAALNIVPTSTGAAKAVALVLPELKGKLNGIALRVPTPNVSVVDLVIQVEKQTFADEVNQALKAAAEGPMQGVLEYNELELVSSDYRGTDASSIVDASLTMVMGGDLVKVVSWYDNEWGYSQRVVDLAELVGQKWKA; translated from the coding sequence GTGATTAGAGTAGCGATCAACGGTTTTGGACGCATCGGACGTAACTTTATGCGATGCTGGCTGGGTCGGGAAAATAGCCATATAGAAGTCGTCGCGATCAATGACACTTCTGACCCAAGAACCAACTCCCACTTGCTGAAATATGATTCCATGCTTGGGAAGTTTAACGCTGATATCAGTTACGATGACAACTCCATCACTGTTAACGGCAAAACGGTCAAATGCACATCGGATCGCAACCCAGAAAACTTGCCCTGGAAAGATTGGGACATTGACCTGATTATCGAATCAACTGGCGTCTTTACCAGCAAGGAAGGGGCATCCAAGCATATAAAGGCTGGAGCGAAGAAAGTTCTGATTACCGCTCCCGGTAAAAACGATGACGGCACCTTTGTGGTAGGCGTCAACGATAAAGACTACGACCACGACAAGCACGTTGTGATCAGCAATGCCAGCTGCACCACCAACTGCCTAGCGCCTGTTGCCAAAGTGCTGCACGAAAACTTCGGCATTATTAAAGGCACGATGACCACCACCCACAGCTATACCGGCGACCAGCGCTTACTGGATGCTTCTCACCGGGATTTGCGGCGGGCACGGGCAGCAGCGCTCAACATTGTTCCCACTTCAACAGGTGCTGCCAAAGCAGTAGCTTTGGTGTTGCCAGAGCTGAAGGGCAAGCTGAATGGAATTGCTTTGCGGGTGCCTACTCCAAACGTTTCCGTAGTGGATTTGGTGATTCAAGTCGAGAAGCAAACCTTCGCGGATGAAGTGAACCAAGCGCTGAAAGCTGCTGCTGAAGGCCCTATGCAAGGCGTTCTGGAATACAACGAACTGGAGCTAGTCTCCAGCGATTATCGGGGTACCGATGCTTCTTCCATTGTGGACGCCAGTCTAACGATGGTTATGGGCGGAGACCTGGTTAAAGTTGTCTCTTGGTATGACAACGAGTGGGGTTACTCTCAGCGGGTTGTAGACTTGGCTGAACTGGTGGGTCAGAAGTGGAAAGCTTAA
- the nadD gene encoding nicotinate (nicotinamide) nucleotide adenylyltransferase → MQNLGILGGTFDPIHCGHLLMAETALSQAALNQVIWVPSRCPAYKVAVEFEHRAQMVQQAIADHPNFVFSPLETNCTRPDYAINTLLDLQILYPNSRWHWIIGTDAFKTLPRWHRRQELVPACEWLVAPRPEELPIPVDDNRENLLCQQIVQQLVAQELTIRWQLLKMPKVGISSSLIRHYCRQKHSIRYLVPEAVRVYISIHNLYGGEILN, encoded by the coding sequence ATGCAAAACTTGGGAATTTTGGGTGGAACCTTTGATCCCATTCACTGTGGACACCTGTTGATGGCGGAAACTGCTTTATCTCAAGCGGCTCTAAACCAGGTCATTTGGGTACCGAGTCGCTGTCCTGCCTACAAAGTGGCGGTGGAATTTGAGCATCGCGCTCAAATGGTGCAACAAGCGATCGCAGACCATCCAAACTTTGTTTTCTCGCCTCTAGAGACAAATTGCACCCGTCCAGATTATGCCATTAATACCCTTTTAGACCTCCAGATTCTCTACCCAAATAGCCGCTGGCACTGGATTATTGGCACGGACGCCTTCAAAACCTTACCTCGTTGGCATCGACGGCAGGAACTTGTACCCGCTTGTGAATGGTTGGTGGCACCGCGTCCAGAAGAACTGCCGATCCCGGTGGATGATAACCGAGAAAATTTGCTCTGCCAGCAGATTGTTCAACAGCTTGTCGCCCAAGAGTTGACGATTCGCTGGCAGTTGTTGAAAATGCCGAAAGTGGGCATTTCATCAAGTTTGATTCGCCACTATTGTCGCCAAAAACACTCGATTCGTTATTTAGTCCCAGAAGCTGTCAGAGTATATATTTCCATCCACAACCTCTACGGAGGCGAGATTTTAAATTAA
- the murC gene encoding UDP-N-acetylmuramate--L-alanine ligase — translation MPNTVDFTGRPFHFIGIGGIGMSALAYVLAKRKLPVSGSDIHSSHITKRLQAVGTHVFGSQDAANLEFFQPTEDSAYEALPTAVIGISDRLEPSREPVETGATRSSNRGSSTNLRAMALPQVICSTAINPANSEYRAAIELGCPIFHRSDLLAALIQDYQSIAVAGTHGKTTTSSLIGYLLLQAGLDPTIVVGGEVNAWGGNARLGDGPYLVAEADESDGSLSRLSAAIGVITNIELDHPDHYESLEEVISTFQIFAKRCKTLVGCIDCAVVRDSLQPAISYSLQRDSGADYTVDRVDYRADGTEAQVWERGEILGKLSLKLLGKHNLSNALAAVAVGRQLGMDFEVIAEAIATFEGARRRFELRGERNGIYFVDDYAHHPSELLATLSAARLQVLPPRRLVAIFQPHRYSRTLAFLPEFAQSFKDADIVILSDIYSAGEPNLGQISGEQVAELVAGNHPNVHYQPSLPSICKLLTDTLRPGDLALFLGAGNLNQIIPEVMAFYQKTDEASLK, via the coding sequence ATGCCGAATACTGTTGATTTTACCGGGAGGCCGTTTCATTTCATCGGCATTGGTGGAATTGGAATGTCAGCTCTCGCCTACGTTCTAGCCAAGCGTAAGCTGCCTGTATCTGGATCGGATATTCATTCCAGCCATATTACTAAACGTTTGCAGGCCGTTGGCACTCATGTTTTTGGAAGTCAAGACGCCGCAAACTTGGAATTTTTTCAACCAACCGAGGACTCAGCCTACGAAGCATTACCAACGGCAGTCATTGGTATAAGCGATCGCCTGGAACCCTCCAGGGAACCTGTAGAAACTGGAGCAACTCGGTCGAGTAATCGAGGGTCATCTACGAACCTAAGGGCAATGGCTCTGCCCCAAGTGATTTGTTCAACTGCAATCAATCCGGCAAACTCTGAATATCGGGCAGCTATTGAATTAGGCTGTCCGATTTTTCATCGTTCTGATTTATTAGCAGCTTTGATTCAGGATTACCAAAGTATTGCTGTCGCTGGTACTCATGGGAAAACTACAACTAGCAGTTTGATTGGGTATTTACTGCTACAAGCAGGATTAGACCCAACAATCGTGGTAGGCGGTGAAGTGAATGCCTGGGGAGGCAACGCACGGTTAGGAGACGGTCCCTATCTAGTCGCGGAAGCGGATGAATCAGATGGGTCGTTATCGAGACTCTCAGCCGCAATTGGTGTGATTACAAATATTGAACTGGATCATCCAGATCACTATGAATCGCTCGAAGAGGTGATTAGCACCTTCCAGATATTCGCTAAACGCTGTAAAACCTTGGTGGGGTGCATTGATTGTGCTGTAGTTAGAGATTCTCTGCAACCCGCAATCAGCTATAGCTTGCAGCGAGATTCTGGGGCTGATTATACGGTCGATCGGGTGGATTATCGGGCGGATGGCACAGAGGCACAAGTTTGGGAACGGGGAGAAATTCTGGGGAAGCTCTCCTTAAAGTTGCTAGGCAAGCACAATCTCAGCAATGCCCTAGCAGCCGTGGCTGTGGGTCGTCAGCTGGGGATGGATTTTGAGGTAATTGCAGAGGCGATCGCGACCTTCGAGGGTGCCCGCCGCCGATTTGAGCTGCGGGGCGAGCGTAATGGCATCTACTTTGTGGATGATTATGCCCACCATCCCAGCGAACTTCTGGCAACCCTGTCAGCAGCTCGCTTGCAAGTGTTGCCGCCGCGAAGGCTTGTCGCTATTTTCCAACCACACCGCTACAGCCGGACGCTCGCTTTTTTACCGGAATTTGCTCAATCTTTTAAAGATGCCGATATTGTGATTCTCAGCGATATTTATAGCGCCGGAGAACCTAATTTGGGGCAAATTAGCGGTGAACAAGTCGCGGAATTAGTGGCGGGTAATCATCCGAACGTGCATTACCAACCGTCTCTCCCGTCCATCTGTAAGTTACTTACAGATACCCTTCGACCGGGCGATTTGGCTCTGTTTTTGGGGGCGGGGAATCTAAATCAGATTATTCCTGAGGTCATGGCGTTCTATCAAAAAACTGACGAAGCCAGTCTCAAGTAA
- the murB gene encoding UDP-N-acetylmuramate dehydrogenase, protein MTLSYDPASVVNASSPQKKSTKSSSPLYLPGTDCIVRSQAPLSSLTSFRVGGPAEWYVAPRRTEELQASFEWARYQELSITLLGAGSNLLVSDKGLPGLAICTRHLRHTSFDPETGQVSAGAGEPIARLAWQAAERGWQGLEWAVGIPGTVGGAVVMNAGAHTSCTADILVNVQALSPSGKAEILTPQQLGFAYRTSILQGGDRLVTQATFQLEPGADPAQVMATTAKHLEQRRTTQPYHLPSCGSVFRNPDSHKAAWLIEQTGLKGYQIGGAQVAQRHANFILNCGGAKASDIFHLIRYVQQQVEQHWSLCLEPEVKILGEFQPA, encoded by the coding sequence ATGACTCTCTCTTATGATCCAGCCAGCGTTGTAAACGCTTCTTCCCCCCAGAAAAAATCCACCAAGTCTTCTTCCCCGCTTTACCTACCAGGAACCGATTGTATTGTGCGATCGCAAGCTCCCCTCTCCAGCCTGACCTCTTTTCGAGTGGGAGGACCAGCCGAATGGTATGTAGCTCCCCGCCGTACCGAAGAACTGCAAGCTAGTTTTGAGTGGGCGCGGTATCAAGAATTGTCGATCACCCTCTTGGGAGCCGGTTCAAACTTACTGGTGAGCGATAAAGGTCTTCCCGGTTTAGCCATCTGTACTCGCCATCTCCGCCACACCAGCTTCGACCCCGAAACGGGTCAGGTGAGTGCAGGTGCCGGAGAACCCATCGCCCGCCTCGCATGGCAGGCAGCAGAACGCGGTTGGCAAGGGTTGGAATGGGCTGTTGGCATCCCCGGTACAGTCGGCGGCGCAGTGGTGATGAATGCAGGCGCTCACACCAGCTGTACCGCTGATATTTTAGTCAACGTCCAAGCCCTCTCACCCAGCGGAAAAGCTGAGATTTTGACACCACAACAACTGGGATTTGCCTACCGCACCTCAATTCTGCAAGGAGGCGATCGCTTGGTGACACAGGCAACCTTCCAACTCGAACCGGGAGCCGACCCAGCTCAAGTTATGGCAACAACTGCCAAACATCTAGAGCAACGGCGAACCACTCAACCCTACCATTTGCCAAGTTGCGGCAGCGTTTTCCGCAATCCCGATTCTCACAAAGCTGCCTGGTTGATCGAACAAACCGGACTCAAAGGCTACCAGATTGGCGGTGCCCAAGTCGCCCAACGCCATGCCAACTTTATCCTCAACTGTGGCGGTGCTAAAGCAAGCGATATTTTCCATTTGATTCGCTATGTTCAGCAGCAAGTGGAACAGCATTGGTCTCTGTGCTTAGAACCAGAAGTGAAAATCTTAGGTGAGTTTCAGCCTGCTTAA
- a CDS encoding YbaB/EbfC family nucleoid-associated protein produces the protein MTQKGFGFGLGKMKELAEAFKKAQQVQEGAKRLQEELEQMEIGGESSGGSVKVFLSGNQEPLRVEISADAYNQGADALAELVTAAMKDAYEKSTATMRQRMEDLTSGLDLPL, from the coding sequence ATGACACAGAAAGGATTTGGCTTTGGCTTAGGCAAAATGAAAGAACTAGCCGAAGCTTTTAAAAAAGCCCAGCAGGTTCAAGAAGGTGCCAAAAGGCTCCAAGAAGAATTGGAGCAAATGGAGATTGGGGGAGAGAGTAGCGGTGGAAGCGTTAAGGTTTTCCTCAGCGGCAATCAAGAACCTCTGCGGGTAGAAATTTCAGCAGACGCCTACAATCAGGGAGCAGATGCTCTAGCTGAACTTGTAACAGCGGCAATGAAAGATGCCTACGAAAAATCCACCGCAACAATGCGACAGCGGATGGAAGACCTCACCAGTGGACTCGACCTGCCACTGTAA
- a CDS encoding SGNH/GDSL hydrolase family protein encodes MFKKSRYKPYQKRRQPPSLLILLLALPLILILLELLARVAVSVAGKNAELAAYEGEPTEVTAYRLKFLDQNQQTYGGLPNSGRLVAKRRLSVGYQLAGNQQSKFWRINEQGFRDDQPVSQAKPKDEIRIFILGGSTAFGQMSSNNATTFAHKLEGSLNIRVKQQKASPEKFRPDFLPYYKPERVKALALPLRIREGNYRVINAAVPGYTSGNELAGLALQILPYQPDAIVVLNGYADLMLPSTENETDIPYIENFLNNAAGHLWFELTQDMNRWLNQTYLVKATQYWVLKPQPSVDQLTMAVSEESVPLAQRLPANTTELERRVKRYQNHQTQMVRLTAAAQIPLVLVVQPEITGRSTNNLSLRERELLSELGSTYTQRVQAGYGQIDTKTGQLQRSFPENVKVLNFYKLYQNFPGQAFSDAIHLTDEANTVLADRLYKTFLELPRLQIQPAKQPQ; translated from the coding sequence ATGTTTAAAAAGTCCCGCTACAAACCTTATCAAAAACGCCGCCAGCCGCCTTCGCTCCTCATCCTACTCCTAGCTTTGCCCCTCATTTTGATTCTCTTGGAACTGCTTGCACGGGTTGCTGTGAGCGTTGCGGGCAAAAATGCTGAATTGGCAGCCTATGAAGGTGAACCGACAGAAGTTACCGCCTACCGCCTTAAATTCCTCGATCAAAACCAGCAAACCTACGGGGGTTTACCGAATTCTGGGCGTCTGGTTGCCAAACGGCGTTTATCAGTGGGATATCAGCTGGCAGGAAATCAACAGAGCAAATTCTGGCGCATTAACGAACAGGGTTTTCGTGATGACCAGCCGGTTTCTCAAGCGAAACCCAAAGATGAAATTCGGATTTTCATTTTGGGCGGTTCTACAGCTTTTGGTCAAATGAGTTCCAATAACGCAACCACGTTTGCCCATAAGCTCGAAGGTAGTCTGAATATACGGGTAAAGCAGCAGAAAGCTTCTCCAGAGAAATTTCGCCCGGATTTCTTGCCCTACTACAAGCCAGAACGGGTGAAAGCACTCGCCTTGCCGCTACGGATTCGGGAAGGCAACTATCGTGTCATTAACGCGGCGGTTCCTGGTTATACTTCGGGGAACGAACTGGCTGGGCTTGCCCTCCAGATTTTGCCTTACCAGCCTGATGCGATTGTGGTTTTGAACGGGTATGCAGATTTAATGCTACCCAGCACTGAAAATGAAACGGATATCCCTTATATAGAAAACTTTCTGAACAATGCAGCAGGGCATCTGTGGTTTGAGCTGACTCAGGACATGAATCGCTGGCTCAATCAAACCTATTTAGTGAAAGCAACACAGTATTGGGTGTTAAAACCACAACCATCTGTGGACCAGCTGACGATGGCAGTGAGTGAGGAAAGCGTCCCTTTAGCACAACGTCTGCCAGCTAACACCACTGAGTTGGAGCGTCGGGTCAAGCGTTATCAAAATCACCAGACACAGATGGTTCGTCTGACAGCAGCGGCGCAGATTCCATTGGTTTTGGTAGTTCAGCCAGAAATTACGGGGCGCTCAACCAATAATCTTTCTCTTAGAGAACGTGAGCTTTTAAGCGAACTCGGTTCAACCTACACCCAGCGAGTGCAAGCCGGTTACGGACAAATAGACACAAAGACTGGGCAGTTACAGAGAAGTTTTCCGGAAAATGTGAAAGTGCTGAATTTTTACAAGCTTTACCAGAATTTCCCAGGTCAGGCTTTTTCAGACGCCATTCACTTGACGGATGAAGCCAATACAGTGCTGGCAGATCGGCTCTACAAAACATTTTTGGAGTTACCAAGGCTACAGATACAGCCAGCAAAGCAGCCGCAATAG
- a CDS encoding low molecular weight protein-tyrosine-phosphatase, with protein MSYKLLFVCLGNICRSPAAENIMNHLIEQANLEERIICDSAGTAGYHIGRSPDRRMGVAAGHKKIKLQGQARQFQRSDFEDFDLILAMDRENYRDILSLDPSGQYRDKVRLMCDFCTRHTATEVPDPYYGGPEGFNQVIDLLLDACEGLLQHVSQANR; from the coding sequence ATGTCCTACAAGTTATTATTCGTTTGCTTGGGCAATATTTGCCGGTCGCCTGCGGCAGAAAACATCATGAACCATTTGATTGAGCAAGCAAACTTAGAGGAACGGATCATCTGCGATTCTGCCGGTACAGCTGGTTATCACATTGGTCGTTCCCCCGACCGACGCATGGGAGTAGCCGCAGGACACAAAAAAATTAAACTCCAAGGTCAAGCGCGGCAGTTTCAAAGGTCTGACTTTGAGGACTTTGACCTGATTCTGGCAATGGATCGGGAGAATTACCGCGATATCCTCTCCCTTGACCCATCAGGGCAGTATCGGGACAAGGTGCGGCTGATGTGTGACTTTTGCACCCGCCATACTGCGACTGAGGTTCCTGACCCCTACTACGGTGGTCCGGAGGGGTTTAACCAAGTCATCGATTTACTTTTAGATGCCTGTGAGGGTCTGCTACAACACGTTAGTCAGGCTAATCGCTAA
- a CDS encoding response regulator transcription factor: protein MPLLIVVADDDPGIRLSICDYLEMSGYSVITAEDGQAALSLVESYHPHLLVTDIMMPRMDGYELVRRLRQRPAFRLLPVIFLTERATTSERIRGYQLGCDLYLPKPFELDELGAVIRNLLERSQMIQVEWRSLIHAVATPEKEVEAPGLPQHTPSNSFNLTQREQEVLDLLTKGLSNADIGNELHLSPRTVEKHVSNLLRKTETSNRAELVRFALEHHLVE, encoded by the coding sequence ATGCCTTTGCTCATCGTGGTTGCCGATGACGATCCAGGAATTCGGCTTTCTATATGCGATTATCTGGAAATGTCTGGCTACTCAGTTATTACAGCTGAGGATGGTCAAGCAGCTCTCAGTTTAGTTGAGTCATATCATCCTCATTTGCTGGTAACAGACATTATGATGCCCCGGATGGATGGCTATGAACTGGTGCGGCGTCTCCGTCAACGCCCAGCGTTTCGTCTATTACCAGTAATTTTCTTAACGGAGCGTGCAACGACCTCAGAACGGATTCGGGGCTACCAATTAGGCTGCGATCTGTATCTGCCCAAGCCGTTTGAGTTGGATGAGTTGGGGGCCGTGATTCGCAATCTTTTAGAGCGATCGCAGATGATTCAAGTCGAATGGCGATCGCTGATTCATGCTGTTGCCACACCAGAGAAGGAAGTGGAAGCTCCTGGGCTTCCCCAACATACTCCTTCAAACTCATTCAACCTAACTCAGCGAGAACAGGAAGTTCTCGATTTACTCACTAAGGGTTTATCTAACGCCGACATCGGCAACGAGTTGCACCTCAGTCCTCGGACGGTGGAAAAGCACGTCAGCAACCTGCTGAGAAAAACGGAAACTAGCAACCGAGCCGAACTGGTGCGTTTTGCCTTAGAGCATCATCTAGTGGAATAG
- a CDS encoding aldolase/citrate lyase family protein, with translation MRENQLKRKLKRGEVVLGPFINCAYPAFIEICGHAGFDFAVIDMEHGALNTLVAEDLCRAADCVGLAPIVRIRKNDAPQIQRALDIGSAGVQVPQIETQSDAADVVRGAKYSPLGSRGLSFYTRAGVYAAAGTQITNQLNEESLIVVHVEGIRGVENIEEIVSVPHIDVIFLGPYDLSQSLGIPGQVQDSQVIELMQKCVTTIRKAGKSAGTFADNPETAKQWIDAGVQYITLGVDVGIFLRACEALVKAVRT, from the coding sequence ATGCGTGAAAATCAACTGAAACGGAAACTCAAGCGGGGTGAGGTTGTCCTCGGCCCGTTCATCAACTGCGCCTATCCGGCATTTATAGAAATCTGCGGACACGCAGGATTTGACTTTGCCGTGATTGACATGGAACACGGTGCCCTCAACACACTGGTTGCCGAAGACCTGTGCCGTGCAGCCGACTGCGTGGGATTGGCACCGATTGTACGCATCCGCAAGAACGACGCACCGCAAATTCAACGGGCACTGGACATCGGCAGTGCCGGTGTTCAAGTGCCTCAGATAGAAACTCAGTCCGACGCAGCGGATGTTGTGCGTGGTGCCAAATATAGCCCTCTTGGTTCGCGCGGACTTTCATTTTACACCCGTGCTGGCGTGTACGCAGCAGCAGGGACGCAAATTACAAATCAGCTCAACGAAGAATCTCTGATTGTCGTTCACGTCGAAGGGATTCGCGGCGTCGAAAATATTGAAGAAATTGTCAGCGTGCCCCACATTGATGTCATTTTCCTCGGTCCTTATGACTTGTCGCAGTCTTTGGGCATTCCGGGGCAAGTGCAAGACTCGCAGGTAATTGAGCTGATGCAAAAATGCGTTACCACGATTCGCAAGGCTGGGAAATCTGCGGGCACATTTGCCGATAATCCTGAAACAGCGAAGCAGTGGATTGATGCCGGAGTTCAGTACATAACTCTCGGTGTGGATGTCGGTATTTTCCTGCGAGCGTGCGAGGCTTTGGTAAAAGCAGTGCGAACTTAA
- a CDS encoding 2OG-Fe dioxygenase family protein, producing MQTLPGSTDLAYAMMFTLHKVHSVKIEGFKPFFSDLPVDPYIKNNYRFRRLSRFKVFGNDLVKLPHGYLFQSKQYNPLVGDIKREYAELDDAITKLEDFKKLVLAFIDYCQLDPEAVEIGVHQIRTTCSPDNYGNPAPEGIHRDGTDFVGIFSVGRENIQGGETHLYKSKKHDPVFSKVLHPGELLLVNDREFFHYTTPIQPLFHGEGTRDVFVLTCPSLLTN from the coding sequence ATGCAAACGCTACCGGGATCGACGGATTTGGCTTATGCCATGATGTTTACCTTACACAAAGTCCATTCCGTAAAAATAGAAGGTTTTAAGCCATTCTTTAGCGATCTTCCTGTTGACCCTTACATCAAGAATAATTATCGTTTCAGAAGATTATCTCGGTTCAAAGTATTTGGAAATGACTTAGTCAAACTACCGCATGGTTACTTGTTTCAAAGCAAGCAATACAATCCATTAGTCGGCGACATCAAGCGAGAGTATGCCGAACTAGATGATGCCATTACGAAGCTTGAAGATTTCAAAAAACTTGTTTTGGCATTTATTGATTACTGCCAACTCGACCCAGAAGCTGTTGAAATAGGAGTTCATCAAATTAGAACGACCTGTTCGCCAGATAATTATGGAAACCCTGCCCCTGAAGGGATTCATCGGGATGGGACTGATTTTGTCGGCATATTTTCTGTAGGGCGGGAAAATATTCAAGGTGGAGAAACCCATCTCTACAAATCCAAAAAGCATGACCCGGTTTTTTCTAAAGTTCTTCATCCGGGCGAACTGCTATTAGTCAACGATCGGGAATTTTTTCACTATACAACTCCCATTCAGCCACTATTTCATGGTGAAGGAACAAGGGACGTATTTGTTCTGACTTGCCCCAGCTTATTGACAAATTAA